In the genome of Gloeotrichia echinulata CP02, one region contains:
- a CDS encoding response regulator transcription factor yields the protein MKQALSEKALLKILVIDDHQSVLTGTVDVLRQNYPGAELITAINVTNALNQMTASPPDLVIMDLSIPENLGETARPDVGVQLLKNLMKDYPSLNIVVQSAHIRTLVRIRPDIDSHKGGFTVADKSLSSQQMLTRVDWALQGLTHTKDIKAINSGLEIKREWFMVLTLAFDQGLQDKIIAQKMCISERMVRHYWSKLQDALDVYPEEGKNIRIQTEMRARQEGLID from the coding sequence ATGAAACAAGCTCTTTCTGAGAAAGCATTGCTCAAAATTCTGGTTATTGATGATCATCAATCAGTTTTAACTGGAACAGTAGATGTGCTGCGACAAAACTACCCTGGGGCTGAATTAATCACTGCTATAAATGTGACGAATGCTCTCAATCAGATGACTGCTTCGCCACCCGATCTCGTAATTATGGATCTTTCCATTCCCGAAAATCTGGGAGAAACAGCACGTCCTGATGTAGGTGTTCAACTTCTCAAAAATCTCATGAAAGATTACCCCAGCCTGAATATTGTTGTTCAAAGCGCTCATATCAGAACGCTGGTGAGAATTAGACCAGATATTGATAGTCATAAAGGAGGTTTTACGGTCGCGGATAAAAGTCTTTCTAGTCAACAAATGTTAACCAGAGTTGATTGGGCGTTACAGGGATTAACTCATACTAAAGACATCAAAGCTATCAATTCTGGATTAGAGATTAAACGCGAGTGGTTCATGGTGCTAACCCTAGCATTTGACCAAGGATTACAAGATAAAATTATCGCTCAAAAGATGTGTATATCTGAACGAATGGTTCGTCATTATTGGAGTAAACTGCAAGATGCTTTGGACGTTTATCCAGAAGAAGGTAAAAACATCAGAATTCAAACGGAAATGCGAGCTAGACAAGAAGGGTTAATTGATTAG
- a CDS encoding HlyD family efflux transporter periplasmic adaptor subunit, protein MLYTHNRKILPSVQSNEFLPPISIWTSLAGIFLLGSVGTGIILCAWIKYNVTVKAPATVRPIGEIRLVQPQLEGTIERILVKENQIIKEGDAIAKLNDEQMLIKKSQLQGNIEQSRLQIIQIDTQIKLLDAQIVAEKRLIEAIIASANADLSRNEREYQEREITTRSELLAAEATWQKANANLQKAQADLYFAKIDRDRYQELTEIGAIGRREFEQKKLVVEQTKSALEAGKKDVEIANAKVKGAKAAVNPTRAMVDIAEERISQETAKGESTITTLNKEKQSLIQRRVEIQTQLKQSQKELQQLQAQLKNTIIRATSDGIILKLNLRNPGQVVRVSEAIAEIAPNNAPLIIKAAIPTQDIQNVAVGQQVLLRIDACPYPDYGTLKGVVKAISPDAITPGNNNAETQKVTSRTTDASYFEGTIKTESLSFGNANHQCRLQSGMDAKAEIISQEETALQFVLRKARLITDL, encoded by the coding sequence ATGCTCTATACCCATAATCGCAAAATTCTGCCGTCCGTTCAAAGTAACGAATTTCTTCCTCCTATTAGTATTTGGACTTCCTTGGCGGGAATATTTCTTTTAGGTAGTGTTGGTACTGGAATTATTCTCTGTGCATGGATTAAATATAATGTCACAGTCAAAGCTCCTGCTACTGTACGTCCTATAGGAGAAATTCGTTTAGTCCAACCACAACTAGAAGGAACCATTGAACGTATCTTGGTTAAAGAAAATCAAATTATTAAGGAGGGAGATGCAATCGCCAAACTTAATGATGAGCAAATGCTTATCAAAAAAAGCCAATTACAAGGAAATATCGAACAGAGTAGATTGCAAATAATTCAAATTGATACTCAAATCAAACTTTTAGATGCTCAAATTGTCGCTGAGAAAAGATTAATAGAAGCAATAATTGCTTCTGCAAATGCAGATTTATCACGCAATGAAAGAGAGTATCAAGAACGCGAAATTACGACTCGCAGTGAATTACTAGCAGCAGAAGCAACTTGGCAAAAAGCGAATGCAAACTTACAAAAAGCCCAAGCAGATTTATATTTCGCAAAAATAGATCGCGATCGCTATCAGGAACTTACAGAAATTGGTGCAATTGGTCGGCGTGAATTTGAGCAGAAAAAGCTAGTTGTTGAGCAAACAAAGTCAGCACTTGAAGCAGGAAAAAAAGATGTTGAAATTGCAAATGCTAAAGTTAAAGGAGCTAAAGCAGCCGTCAATCCTACTAGAGCAATGGTTGATATTGCCGAAGAACGCATTTCCCAAGAAACAGCTAAAGGTGAATCAACAATTACTACTTTGAACAAAGAAAAACAAAGCTTAATTCAGCGGCGAGTTGAAATACAAACCCAACTCAAGCAATCTCAAAAAGAACTACAACAACTGCAAGCTCAATTAAAAAATACCATTATTCGTGCCACATCGGACGGCATCATTCTCAAGCTCAATTTACGAAATCCAGGCCAAGTAGTCCGTGTTAGCGAAGCTATTGCCGAAATTGCTCCTAATAATGCTCCTTTAATTATTAAGGCAGCAATTCCCACTCAGGATATCCAAAATGTGGCAGTTGGTCAACAAGTGCTATTGCGTATTGATGCTTGCCCCTATCCTGATTATGGTACTCTAAAAGGTGTCGTAAAAGCTATTTCTCCAGATGCGATTACACCTGGAAATAACAATGCAGAAACACAAAAAGTAACTTCCAGAACTACTGATGCTAGCTATTTTGAAGGCACAATTAAAACCGAAAGTCTTTCCTTCGGTAATGCCAATCACCAGTGTCGTCTACAATCAGGTATGGATGCAAAAGCCGAGATTATTTCCCAAGAAGAAACCGCGCTACAATTTGTCTTGAGAAAGGCAAGATTGATAACTGATTTATGA
- a CDS encoding peptidase domain-containing ABC transporter: MKYQFVKQHSQEDCGAACLATIAKYYGHNFTLNRIREAVGTGQFGTTLLGLRRGAETLGFNASPVKTSPELLNRINEVTLPAIIHWKGNHWVVLYGKKGKKFLIADPAVGLLYLSREDLAAGWTDWLILLLEPDPMRFFSQADDQIGGFWHFFRRVWIYRAILAQALPLNLLLGLLSLASPFLLQILTDDVLVRGDTKLLTTMAIAVVVMNVISSSLAWVQSNLIAHFAQRLQLGLVLEFGRQILQLPLAYYEARRSGEIVSRLRDINQINQLVSQVVVTLPSKFFIAIISLNLMALYSWKLTLVAVVVSGVMTISTIVFQPKLQQKTREVLVTEAEAQGVLVETFKGALTLKTTTAAPQFWDEFQSRFGKISTLTLSTIQIGIINNTFSGLVSGIGSIALLWFGGNLVINPAENLSIGQLLAFNSMNGNFVGLISTVISFVDEFTRAKTATQRLTEVITATPENQDDSKKPIVKIPPGHEIVCSNVNFHYAGRVDLIQNFSLTIPGGKVIAIIGKSGCGKSTLAKLISGLYPLQSGNIRIGIYNLVDLSLDCLRQQVVLVPQDAHFWSRSIIENFRLGAPYVSFEQIVIACKIADADEFISKLPDKYQTILGEFGANISGGQRQRLAIARAIVTDPPVLILDESTGGLDPVSEAQVLDQLFNHRQGKTTILITHRPKIINRADWVVLLDQGKLKTQGSLEQLRSQSGEHLDFLTP, from the coding sequence ATGAAATATCAATTTGTAAAACAACATAGTCAAGAAGACTGTGGGGCTGCTTGTCTGGCTACAATTGCCAAATATTATGGACATAATTTCACTCTCAACCGCATCCGTGAAGCCGTAGGTACTGGACAATTTGGAACCACTTTATTGGGTTTGCGACGGGGAGCAGAGACACTTGGTTTTAATGCTAGTCCAGTCAAAACTTCACCGGAACTTCTCAACCGAATAAACGAAGTAACCCTACCAGCAATTATTCACTGGAAGGGTAATCATTGGGTTGTTTTATATGGTAAGAAAGGCAAAAAATTTCTCATTGCTGATCCTGCTGTAGGTCTCCTTTATCTGTCAAGAGAGGATTTAGCAGCAGGTTGGACAGATTGGTTAATCCTGTTACTTGAACCAGATCCCATGCGCTTTTTTTCCCAAGCGGATGATCAAATTGGTGGGTTTTGGCATTTCTTTCGGCGTGTCTGGATTTATCGGGCTATTTTAGCGCAAGCTTTACCCCTCAATCTGCTATTGGGATTGCTATCTTTAGCTTCTCCTTTTTTGCTGCAAATTCTCACTGATGATGTGCTAGTTCGGGGTGATACAAAATTACTCACTACTATGGCGATCGCTGTGGTAGTGATGAATGTCATTTCTAGCAGCCTTGCTTGGGTACAGTCTAACTTAATCGCTCATTTTGCCCAACGTCTACAATTAGGATTAGTGTTAGAATTTGGGCGGCAAATTTTGCAACTACCTCTTGCTTACTACGAAGCACGTCGCAGTGGAGAAATTGTGAGCCGTCTGCGAGATATTAACCAGATTAATCAGTTAGTTTCTCAAGTCGTTGTCACTCTACCCAGCAAATTTTTTATTGCCATAATTTCTTTGAATCTCATGGCTTTATATAGCTGGAAACTTACTTTAGTAGCTGTAGTTGTTTCTGGAGTGATGACTATATCTACAATTGTGTTTCAGCCCAAATTACAACAAAAAACTCGTGAGGTTTTAGTCACAGAAGCAGAAGCTCAAGGCGTTTTAGTAGAGACATTTAAAGGCGCACTTACTCTCAAAACTACTACAGCAGCACCGCAATTTTGGGACGAATTTCAAAGTAGATTTGGTAAAATTTCTACTCTGACATTAAGTACAATTCAAATCGGCATTATCAATAACACATTCTCTGGCTTAGTTTCGGGAATTGGTAGTATTGCGTTGCTTTGGTTTGGCGGAAATTTGGTGATTAATCCAGCTGAAAATCTGAGCATCGGTCAACTATTAGCCTTTAACTCGATGAATGGTAATTTCGTCGGCTTAATTAGTACTGTAATCAGTTTTGTAGATGAATTTACTCGAGCAAAAACTGCTACACAACGTCTAACGGAAGTTATAACTGCTACACCAGAAAATCAAGACGATAGCAAAAAGCCTATTGTTAAAATTCCTCCAGGTCATGAGATTGTTTGCAGTAATGTTAACTTTCATTATGCTGGTCGAGTTGACCTGATACAAAACTTTTCTTTAACCATTCCTGGTGGTAAAGTTATCGCCATCATTGGTAAATCTGGTTGTGGTAAAAGCACCTTAGCTAAACTCATTTCAGGATTATATCCATTGCAATCTGGAAATATTCGGATTGGAATATATAACCTGGTAGACCTGTCTCTTGATTGTCTGCGTCAACAAGTTGTTTTAGTTCCCCAAGACGCTCATTTCTGGAGTCGTTCTATTATCGAAAATTTTCGATTAGGAGCGCCATATGTTTCCTTTGAGCAGATTGTCATAGCTTGCAAAATTGCTGATGCAGATGAGTTTATCAGTAAACTTCCTGACAAATATCAAACTATTTTGGGAGAATTTGGCGCTAATATTTCTGGCGGTCAACGTCAACGACTCGCAATAGCAAGAGCTATTGTGACAGATCCACCAGTGCTAATTTTAGATGAATCTACCGGGGGACTTGATCCAGTGAGCGAAGCACAAGTTTTAGATCAATTGTTTAACCATCGCCAAGGTAAAACCACGATTTTAATTACTCATCGTCCCAAGATAATTAATCGTGCTGATTGGGTTGTGTTGTTAGACCAAGGAAAATTGAAAACTCAAGGTTCTTTGGAACAATTGCGCTCTCAATCTGGAGAACATTTGGACTTTTTAACTCCGTAA
- a CDS encoding CTB family bacteriocin, producing MSKQLFVEVAVEQQEIVAGGTIFSSSSEAEFFEAIYASPTAKTPNTFASVPLKLITKEESEVNVFVWY from the coding sequence ATGTCTAAGCAATTGTTTGTTGAAGTAGCAGTTGAGCAACAAGAAATCGTCGCTGGTGGTACTATTTTCAGTTCTTCCAGTGAAGCTGAATTTTTTGAAGCAATATATGCATCTCCAACAGCAAAAACTCCAAATACATTTGCTTCTGTACCTCTGAAACTCATAACCAAAGAGGAAAGCGAAGTTAATGTGTTTGTATGGTACTAG
- the cobU gene encoding bifunctional adenosylcobinamide kinase/adenosylcobinamide-phosphate guanylyltransferase, with protein sequence MGKVILVTGPARSGKSEWAETLVMQSGKGVVYVATAMDNPSDQEWHKRIQQHQKRRPQNWETLLVPVELSATLADAKPDTCLLIDSLGTWVANLLDQDEVSWENTLTEFLETVQLVAANLVFVAEETGWGVVPAYPIGRTFRDRLGSLVRQLGLLCDTVYLVTGGHVLNLTVLGSPLPPGGWGVKS encoded by the coding sequence TTGGGTAAAGTCATCTTAGTCACTGGACCTGCAAGATCTGGTAAAAGTGAATGGGCAGAAACGCTGGTAATGCAGTCTGGTAAAGGAGTTGTTTACGTAGCCACAGCGATGGATAACCCATCTGACCAAGAGTGGCACAAACGCATTCAACAACACCAAAAACGCCGTCCCCAAAATTGGGAAACTCTCTTAGTACCTGTGGAACTGTCTGCTACCCTAGCTGACGCCAAGCCAGATACTTGCTTGTTGATTGATTCTTTAGGAACTTGGGTAGCTAATCTCCTAGATCAAGATGAGGTTAGCTGGGAAAACACCCTGACAGAGTTTCTCGAAACAGTGCAGCTGGTTGCGGCTAATCTGGTATTTGTCGCCGAAGAAACCGGTTGGGGTGTAGTGCCAGCTTATCCTATAGGTCGGACATTTCGCGATCGCCTGGGTTCTTTGGTACGTCAATTAGGATTGCTCTGTGACACCGTATATTTGGTCACAGGAGGACATGTATTGAATCTCACTGTTTTGGGTTCACCATTGCCACCGGGGGGATGGGGAGTTAAAAGTTAG
- a CDS encoding transposase codes for MSEEIIYGCQQNLISPDKELAAVLEFICSESNKLTNSGIYYARQLFFKTKKIVGKYDLEAEYKTNPHFQALYSQAAQQILRSVAESFKSFKELSNRFRRGELKNKPFPPNYRKPKGLALVTYPKQALKLIDGLIRIPLGNTVKRWFKLDSFTLIMPSNLKFEDIKELRILPRNRCFYVEFVYEQKSVDLVSLDSSKVLGIDHGVGNWLTCVSNIGTSFIVDGLKLKSINQFYNKQIATIKEGQPQGFWSNKLAAITEKRNRQMRDAVNKVARIVINHCLVNKIGTVVFGWNEGQKDSSNMGKNNNQKFVQIPTAKLKARIAQLCEQYGIQFVETEESYTSQTSFLDNDVLPKFGEKPDRWHSSGQRVVRGLFKTAKNLLINADCNGAANVARKVAATLGKDLAGVSRGALSTPLRVHFWTP; via the coding sequence ATGTCTGAAGAAATAATCTATGGCTGTCAACAAAATTTAATTAGCCCAGATAAAGAATTAGCTGCTGTTCTGGAGTTTATTTGTTCCGAGTCTAACAAGCTAACCAATTCTGGAATATACTACGCTAGACAATTATTCTTTAAAACCAAAAAGATTGTCGGCAAGTATGACTTAGAAGCTGAGTACAAAACTAATCCTCATTTCCAAGCTTTGTATTCCCAAGCAGCACAACAAATCCTCAGAAGTGTAGCAGAATCCTTTAAATCATTTAAGGAGTTGTCAAACAGGTTTAGAAGAGGAGAACTGAAGAACAAACCATTTCCTCCTAACTATCGTAAACCTAAAGGGTTAGCATTAGTAACATATCCTAAGCAGGCATTGAAGTTAATAGATGGATTGATTAGGATTCCATTAGGTAATACGGTTAAGAGATGGTTTAAGTTGGATAGTTTCACCTTAATAATGCCATCTAATCTAAAGTTTGAAGACATCAAGGAATTGAGAATACTTCCACGTAACCGATGTTTTTATGTAGAATTTGTCTATGAACAGAAATCTGTTGATCTGGTTAGCTTAGACTCCTCAAAGGTATTGGGCATAGACCACGGGGTAGGTAATTGGTTGACTTGTGTGTCTAATATAGGGACAAGTTTTATTGTTGACGGATTAAAACTTAAAAGCATTAATCAGTTCTACAACAAACAAATAGCTACTATCAAAGAGGGTCAGCCACAAGGTTTTTGGTCTAACAAGCTTGCTGCCATAACAGAAAAGCGTAATCGGCAGATGCGAGACGCAGTTAACAAAGTAGCTAGAATTGTGATCAACCACTGCTTAGTTAATAAGATTGGGACTGTTGTTTTTGGCTGGAACGAAGGTCAAAAAGATAGCAGCAATATGGGAAAAAACAACAATCAAAAGTTTGTTCAGATCCCGACAGCGAAATTGAAAGCTAGGATAGCTCAATTATGTGAGCAGTATGGAATTCAATTTGTAGAAACCGAAGAAAGCTACACTTCACAAACATCGTTTCTAGATAATGATGTGCTACCTAAGTTCGGTGAAAAACCTGATAGGTGGCACTCCAGTGGTCAGCGAGTTGTGCGTGGATTGTTCAAGACAGCAAAAAATCTTTTAATTAATGCTGATTGTAACGGTGCTGCAAATGTTGCACGTAAAGTAGCGGCGACTCTAGGCAAAGACCTAGCAGGAGTCAGTAGAGGCGCTTTGAGTACGCCTTTAAGGGTTCATTTTTGGACTCCTTAA
- a CDS encoding glycosyltransferase family 2 protein gives MPDPRISAIICTHNRDTYLGAAIDSLLGQDFAADFEVVVVDNGSSDRTVQVVEERTHNPRLKYVFEPIIGLSVARNTGARIASGDILAYLDDDAVASPGWLDVLYSAYENNHKLAIAGGKVTLLWPQNIQPPRWLSPGLAGNLGAYDLGNSTVYIDKPNLTPRGLNYSLRRRFLEEIGGFDPHLGRVGKNLLSNEELLMTELALQKGWQVAYLPQALVAHNVAPERVNRSWFFQRGWWQGISECYREQLAGLAGIGQLLRGSERFVRGLYKAIRYFPDPAERFDNLVYAYCQIGYLNAAIQGLLSASNNK, from the coding sequence ATGCCAGATCCCCGAATCTCTGCTATCATATGTACTCACAATCGAGATACCTATTTAGGTGCAGCGATTGATAGCCTCTTAGGGCAGGATTTTGCGGCTGACTTTGAAGTTGTAGTAGTAGATAATGGGTCTAGCGATCGCACTGTCCAAGTTGTAGAAGAACGGACTCACAATCCCCGGCTGAAGTATGTATTTGAACCAATCATCGGTTTGTCTGTCGCTCGCAACACTGGCGCAAGGATCGCTAGTGGTGATATTCTCGCTTATTTAGATGATGATGCCGTCGCGAGCCCTGGCTGGCTTGATGTTTTGTATTCTGCTTATGAAAATAACCATAAATTAGCGATCGCTGGTGGCAAAGTCACCCTGTTATGGCCCCAAAATATTCAACCACCACGGTGGCTATCTCCCGGATTAGCCGGCAATTTAGGTGCATATGATTTAGGTAACAGCACTGTTTATATCGATAAACCAAATTTAACCCCCAGAGGCTTGAATTATTCCCTCCGCCGCCGCTTTCTCGAAGAAATTGGCGGTTTTGATCCCCATCTTGGCCGAGTGGGCAAAAACTTATTATCCAATGAAGAACTGCTAATGACAGAATTGGCTCTGCAAAAGGGTTGGCAAGTCGCTTATCTTCCCCAGGCTCTAGTTGCTCACAATGTCGCCCCAGAACGAGTCAATCGCTCTTGGTTTTTCCAGCGAGGCTGGTGGCAAGGTATTAGTGAATGCTATCGCGAACAACTTGCAGGTCTTGCCGGTATCGGTCAGTTACTGCGGGGTAGCGAACGTTTTGTACGTGGCTTGTATAAGGCAATACGATATTTCCCAGACCCAGCAGAACGCTTTGACAATCTTGTGTATGCCTATTGTCAGATTGGTTACTTAAATGCTGCTATTCAAGGGCTTCTATCTGCATCAAATAATAAATAA
- a CDS encoding glycosyltransferase family 2 protein has product MPFKLPISVLIPAKNEELNLSACLTSLQRADEIFLVDSQSTDKSIEIAKTYGVNIVQFNFNGRWPKKKNWSLENLSFRNEWVLIVDCDERITPELWEEIAQVIDNEEYAGYYLNRRVFFLGKWIRHGGKYPDWNLRLFKHKQGRYENLNTEDIPNTGDNEVHEHVILQGKVGYLKNDMLHEDFRDIYHWLERHNRYSNWEARVYFNLLTGKDDSGTIGANLFGDAVQRKRFLKKVWVRLPFKPLLRFILFYIIRRGFLDGIAGYIYGRLLSQYEYQIGVKLYELRNCGGQLNTANPPKSAPSSLTQEVGQTAS; this is encoded by the coding sequence ATGCCATTTAAATTACCAATTTCTGTATTAATTCCAGCCAAAAACGAAGAATTAAATTTATCTGCCTGTCTCACTAGTCTGCAAAGAGCAGATGAAATATTTCTAGTAGATTCTCAAAGTACCGACAAAAGTATTGAAATTGCTAAAACTTACGGCGTAAATATCGTACAGTTTAACTTTAATGGCCGATGGCCGAAAAAGAAAAATTGGTCTTTAGAAAACCTATCTTTCCGCAATGAATGGGTGCTAATTGTCGATTGTGATGAGCGCATTACACCCGAATTATGGGAAGAAATTGCCCAAGTCATTGACAATGAAGAATATGCAGGTTACTATCTCAACCGCCGTGTATTTTTCTTGGGAAAGTGGATTCGTCACGGTGGTAAATATCCTGATTGGAATTTGCGCTTGTTTAAACATAAACAAGGTCGCTACGAAAATCTCAATACCGAAGATATTCCCAACACTGGCGATAATGAAGTTCACGAACATGTTATCTTGCAGGGAAAAGTCGGTTATCTCAAAAACGATATGCTCCATGAGGATTTCCGCGACATTTACCACTGGTTAGAGCGGCATAATCGTTATTCCAACTGGGAAGCCCGTGTTTATTTCAATCTCCTAACAGGCAAAGACGACAGCGGCACCATTGGCGCAAATTTATTTGGTGATGCGGTACAACGTAAGCGCTTTTTGAAAAAAGTCTGGGTGCGCTTGCCATTTAAACCATTATTAAGGTTTATTTTATTTTACATTATTCGGCGCGGTTTTTTAGATGGCATAGCAGGATATATTTATGGCCGCCTGCTCAGTCAATATGAATATCAAATTGGAGTCAAATTGTACGAATTACGCAACTGTGGCGGTCAGCTAAATACTGCAAATCCCCCTAAATCTGCGCCCTCATCCCTAACTCAAGAAGTCGGACAAACTGCTAGTTAA
- the hpsU gene encoding hormogonium polysaccharide biosynthesis acetyltransferase HpsU, producing the protein MTNDKPFVDLRKYDQSWFDRGRPSWYVLFWWFVQAIAFPLTPQPLNNIRRALLRLFGARIGKGVLIRPTARFTYPWKVNIGDYSWIGDDVVLYSLDKIIIGEHCVISHKSFLCTGSHDLHDPAFGLKTASITIGNGAWVAADCFVGPGVEIGANTVIGARSSVFKDMPSGQVCLGSPCTPRYARLGEYVEIDLIAHG; encoded by the coding sequence ATGACAAATGACAAACCTTTTGTAGATTTACGCAAGTACGACCAATCGTGGTTTGACCGAGGGCGTCCGAGTTGGTATGTTTTGTTTTGGTGGTTTGTACAGGCGATCGCCTTTCCTCTCACTCCGCAACCGTTAAATAATATACGCCGCGCTTTGTTGCGGTTGTTTGGCGCTCGTATTGGTAAAGGTGTATTAATTCGACCTACTGCCCGATTTACTTACCCCTGGAAGGTCAATATTGGCGATTATAGCTGGATTGGAGATGATGTAGTTTTATACAGCTTGGATAAAATTATCATCGGTGAACATTGCGTAATTTCCCATAAAAGCTTTCTATGCACAGGTAGCCATGATCTACATGACCCTGCCTTCGGGTTGAAAACAGCGAGTATTACCATTGGTAATGGCGCATGGGTAGCTGCAGACTGTTTCGTGGGACCAGGAGTGGAAATTGGGGCTAATACTGTAATTGGCGCTCGCAGTAGTGTTTTTAAAGATATGCCTTCTGGGCAAGTTTGTTTGGGAAGTCCCTGTACTCCTCGGTATGCGCGGCTGGGGGAATACGTAGAGATTGATCTGATTGCTCATGGCTAA